One segment of Bacteroides caecimuris DNA contains the following:
- a CDS encoding DUF3575 domain-containing protein — MKASKDTLYVQVKFQLGYSSVDTSFCDNKVHLEHLVSLLKNAASDSSAIVKSITIKGCASPEGYTPMNRKLSEKRAQNVRTYILNKTHLTDSIIKVLPSDVDWELLSKMIATTEQPWRNEAIEIIANTPIWIFDKDKRIIDGRKNRLCMLRGGRAWKYMKEKFFPDLRNARFRIVCEREILNATADETKEYAVATTAPLVTTAGHDSIPQVTDAADAYVPVSSKVISATAIPSTKKERQRMTALLKTNMLYDAAAIPNIGVEVAIGHQWSVGANWQYAWWSNDTKHRFWRVYGGDAECRYWFSPQYKKRSVMCGHHVGLYGQMLTYDIEWGGRGYLGGRWSWGAGLSYGYSLPIGRQFNIDFTLGVGYLSGDYMKYQPEDNCYVWESTRKRKWFGPTKAEVSLVWYIGGRNEQKGGVR, encoded by the coding sequence ATGAAAGCGTCCAAAGACACTTTGTATGTACAAGTAAAGTTTCAGCTGGGATATTCCTCTGTTGATACTTCCTTTTGTGACAATAAGGTACATTTGGAGCATCTGGTTTCGTTATTAAAGAATGCTGCTTCCGATTCGTCGGCCATTGTAAAATCTATAACGATAAAAGGCTGTGCTTCGCCCGAAGGATATACTCCCATGAATCGTAAGCTTTCAGAAAAACGTGCTCAAAATGTGCGTACTTATATTCTTAACAAAACTCATCTGACAGACTCTATCATTAAAGTACTTCCTTCTGATGTAGATTGGGAATTGCTGAGCAAAATGATTGCTACTACTGAACAGCCGTGGCGTAACGAAGCCATTGAAATCATAGCTAACACCCCTATTTGGATTTTTGACAAAGACAAACGCATCATTGACGGCCGCAAGAACCGTTTATGCATGCTACGTGGAGGACGTGCATGGAAATACATGAAGGAAAAGTTTTTCCCGGACTTACGAAATGCGCGATTCCGCATCGTATGCGAACGGGAGATATTGAATGCCACTGCTGATGAAACTAAAGAGTATGCGGTTGCCACTACAGCCCCCTTAGTAACAACTGCGGGTCATGATTCAATCCCCCAGGTTACTGATGCCGCAGATGCTTATGTTCCGGTTTCTTCCAAGGTAATTTCTGCTACAGCCATACCGTCAACGAAGAAAGAACGCCAACGAATGACAGCTTTGTTGAAAACAAACATGCTTTATGACGCCGCTGCCATCCCTAACATTGGGGTAGAAGTCGCTATCGGCCACCAATGGTCGGTTGGAGCCAATTGGCAGTATGCGTGGTGGAGTAACGATACGAAGCATCGTTTCTGGCGTGTTTACGGTGGCGACGCAGAATGTCGTTATTGGTTTTCTCCCCAGTATAAAAAGCGGTCGGTGATGTGCGGACATCACGTAGGACTTTACGGTCAAATGCTGACTTACGACATAGAATGGGGTGGACGTGGCTATTTAGGCGGCCGCTGGAGTTGGGGAGCTGGTTTGTCTTACGGATATTCGTTGCCGATAGGACGGCAATTCAATATTGACTTCACGTTGGGAGTAGGTTATTTGAGCGGTGACTACATGAAATACCAACCTGAAGACAACTGTTATGTGTGGGAATCCACTCGCAAACGGAAGTGGTTTGGTCCTACCAAAGCCGAAGTATCACTTGTCTGGTACATCGGTGGCCGCAATGAGCAGAAAGGAGGTGTGCGGTGA